The segment TATtaagttgaaaagaaaagaaataaataaacaaacGGAAAGTGTgcttatacatataaaaatatatatttatatacatatatgtatatgtgtacctctttaaaatatatatatatatatatttaaatttatttatttaaaaaaaataaaaaataaaattataaaatatttgttGCAGACCGGGGGAAGGGCCAAGAAACCCTACCTCGTCGGTTTGGCTTCCCTTACCCCTTGCGGGCGCCATAGTGAGAGGACGTCGCTCGCTGTGGGTCGTCCGCAGTGGGTAGGGCGAAGCCCGCCACTGCGGCGACCCCTAGCGGCAGTGACCGCCACTGTGGTAACCCGCAGTGGGCGATAGCCGCCACTGTTAGTGGACGGCGGCCGCTCCCTGCAGGGTACCGTAGTGGTCGCCACTCGGCTCCCCTTCCCTTTGCAGCCGCTCGGCCTCTGCCATCATGAGCGCCTCGGCCCCATGCAAATCGAACCTTCGTGCCCTTCCATGGCCGCCGCTCCCAACACAGAcctgcacacacacaaaaaaaaaaacatacacacacacatacacaaagccctaacccaattttcgggttagggcaaaacacatatgataaaaattatataataaagAATGTGTGTGGGTAGTATAAAAAGTTTAGGGTTGCcccacaaaaaatatatatatgcaaccctaacccaatttcgggttagggttagcatatggaccttttgatttctttttaaagtaaataaaaaaaaaaaaaaccctttatcctttatatatatatatatatatatattctcactcacttacctatatatatatatatatatatgtatgtacaattttatatttatatggatATAAAATAGCTAATCTTAGATTAAATTAATTTACTTTCaatttttatatgtatgtataagcATTTTAATAAGATGCCTTAAATTTTAAACTCTTTGGGAGATTAACCTTTAGGGAATTAAAATGACATTTGTAAGTTAAGATGGTccctttaaattttaatttattaggCATTTTAATTAATGGTAATTTTGCTTAATAGGTTTATTTAATCTGAGAGCTAGGGCAAATTAATTTAGACCCTAGGCAATTAAAGGACTATATGAGATTATTAATATCTCTTATCAAATAATTTAGAGATTATTTGttaagtgagtttaattatttattaaatgggagataataataattcttttggagaATTATTATCCCGCTTTTTAACTTAGATGATTTTTCGCCTAATTGATTTAGTTGTTAGattcactcaaacatagttaagactaaactagttttgcattattttaataagttagttgtactaggttaagtattttttaaaaaaagttattccgtttgtgcccaaaagtttgggcatgacaattacATTCAGGGAATTGTGTTTGACACCTAGGGCAGAGCCACAAATTCTCAGCTAGTTTACTACATTTCTTTTTACATTATTTACCGTTGAATTGTAATGGGCAAGTTGTATAATAAAATTGTTCACCCTTTATGAATCGCAGGACAGCTGTAATAGTAGTCTCAATGGTTTCAGGCACAACGCTAAGGCGTTCAagaatggatgcaatggacattCTCTTGTATTGGTTATTTTTGGCATGCACATCCAAAGAGTGTGAATCAAGGAATTGTTGTACAGGGCCTCTTAAATGGAGGGGGTCTACTTCAGGAATGGAAGGGTTAATTTTGAAAGTTGTTGACGCTGAAATATTAATAACTTTCCCATTGAAATACCCAAACCTTGCATTTTGAACAGCAAGGATGACAAATGTTCcagatgcatgcatattcttcaagTCATTGCCTAGTTGTTCTGATGGCGGCCCCCAAAGGTTAACATCAATTGTCAAAGTTGACATATCATTTAATTTTACTATTCTCTTGTTTACAATAGATCCATCCTTTCTACGAATTATAGAAATTTCTCTGACATTGACAACAGCACCAATAACATCAACCAAAGTATTGTTGGTGGTGGTGAGAACTTCATTAATAGGGGTGAAGTGGGTTTTTTTACTTGGCTCAGCAAAATCAGGGGCACATCGCTTCAAAACTGAGGTTTCAGTCAAGACAATCTCAAGGTGGTTGTTAAGCTTATTGTATACTATGTTTGCGTCTTTTACAGAACCTTTGGAAACAACATATGCAGCTCCTTGTTCAACTCGGTGATAGTGCAATTCTGCTATTTCATCAAAGGAAGTAATTCTAATTTCACAGCCCTCTTCGTCTATAATATCAAAACTAAAAACTTGGCCATTGTGTTTTGCCGTATTATATTGATGCATTTTCCTCTTATTTGTGACTCGCCCTTTTATTGTCCAATTATTTTGGAAAGGGTTCAAGCTTTTAATAGGGCTGATATTTTCAGAGGGAGCATTTTGTGGAGAAGGCAAATCTACACTGAATTTAAGAGAGTGTTTAGTGGATGGCGGGGTTTCTCGACCCAGCatttgttcttcttgttctttaaAGAGGTATCTAGGTTTTCCAACCAAATCACAATTCATTTTTTTGTCACCCAAAGTGAATACAATGATGGTCCTGTAAAAGGAAGAAGTAGGTTTGCTCAATCGCAGGAAATATGTTTGTAAATAGCATAGAAATAGGTTCACACAAATGAGGAAAACAAACAATAGAAGCTACCTTGTGCTCCAAACGTATCAACAAGCATAGTTTGTCAACAGAAGGAGAGAACCTATCTTCAATGTCTCCGCATGCAATAAGTCAGCATACTTAGGTGGCAAAATGGCCAACTGCATATATGTGCCATCAGACAAGACTATTTTGTATATGTCATTGTCGTCTGGATCACTAGCCATTTTTTCAAATGACAAGAGCTGCAGCAATGGGGAAGGGATATCATCTCCAACATTTATAGATCGGATTGCATACGGGGTAAGCTCGAGGTGGTCGTTAAGTTCCTACAAGGAGAGCACAAGAAGACTGGATGTATATTGGAGGCAAGTTTCATAGCAGCAATACAGACATGGTAAAAGAAAACTATGTTTGGcgacatatatatatatccaaaatggTGGgattctatatatgtatgtatgcaacaAGATAATAGAATGGCAACCATATTCAAAGATGGTGGAGCAGTTTTGAATAAAACAATGGCTCCCTATATGTTTGAACAAGTGATTGGTTGAAcggttttttttttctttgccaGTGGATGGATAGAATATATGCCCACGCTGGGGAACACGGGAACGACGAGAACTATGTATATGCAGCAAAACATGTATACAGGTGATGTTTTTTGTGAGTTGTTGGAACACCCAAAACAATGCTTATATCTTGAAATTTGCAACAACATAGAACGGATTAGCTTACCAAAGTGTCTGGGGGAGGCTGCTACGATGGAGCAGGAGAGCTGGTAGAAGATGACATAGTGCGTAATACTCTTCACAATTCTAGGAAATAGGTCTTTTGTGAGAGGACACAACATCTAGAGAACAACAAGCAGCATAAAGGAAGGTTGAATAGCATATTCAAATAAATCCTTGAAAGGAAAGTGtaacatttaaaataaacattCATAAATATTGAGATTAATACACATGCAAACTATAGATGCAAATTTTGAGTGACCAACAAATTGAAAGGTTTCTTTCCTATTTTTCCAAGGTGGCAAAAATACAAAATTATAGAGTGCCCAAATTAGATATTTTTTGGCAGCACATTTATCCATCTATCCAGTGCTTGCACCGCAATTCATTTATTATGCATGAACTTTGAAAGCTTTGTTTCCACAAGGTTACTGGAACCATTTTTTGCCATGCCCATTTTATAAAAGAACCTGGAAATTAGACAATTATCTAGGTATAAATGCCTGAACAGAAAGCTGATGGACATAGACatttattgatatatatatatatataaagctatATATTTGCATGCACAAGCATAGAAATCCATATGCATGTGTATGTAAAAACATAaatatggatgtatatatatacatacacatatacacatagatagatatgtatgtatgcaaATGGATATATAGATGCACAAGCATGTATATAtgcataaatacacacacacacacacacacacacacacacacatataactaGCTACAAAGTCATTCCACAATTTTGGTAAAAGTATTAAGCAAGAAGGTCCATTAGCTTTTAAACGGGCCTATCTTGGcaaaaaaacatgcaataaaaagaAAATTGTCAACGAAGGTACAATTCTAAATGGTGATGCGGGTTTAGAGAAATTTTGATTTGACTAGACTTCTTGATTTGGGCTGCAAATGCACAATTCGAAAAAGATTCGAGTATATGTTTTTTGCGTGGATTGAGATCCTAATTGGAGTTCTTGTATTAACAGATTTTACTATTTGGTTTTTATTATGCTTATGACCATACAGCTGGATACAAAAATTAGAAAGGTTGGATAACCTTGTAATAGGTGCATGGACTGTCAACCTTGTGAAAGCAGTGCTAGACTGATCATTACATATGTGCAATTTTTGAGTAGGTATGCATTGTTGCTAACCCTATCAAGTGCATCTCTTTTAGCTCTTAAGTTTTGTTAGATATTTGTGCCAAAGAAAAATGCATTTCTTTTCTGTGCTTGGATGGCAAGCCATTTGGTAAAATGGAATATGTTTTGATTTATGGATTGAAATTGTTTATTGATAAATATAAGTATGTTAATAATGTTTTGGGTAGAAGGCATGCAATGTTTTGATTTTCTGAATGTGCCTTGAAGATTATCAGTGTGGTTACTAATGTTGTAATCTCTGTGCAAGAGCTCATTATTTATTTTCTAACTTTTCATAATCTCTTACCCACTTGGAACATAAAACACTTTTGTTCAATTAAGACAACCAGAAACAATCAAATGTTAATTCTTTGTTGCACTGAAGAAGGCTTGGGAGATTGATAAATTGGAATCCCATAATGCGTGCACTATTATGATAACTCTTTTAAGCTTCAATTGCTGGGAAGTGCCACTAATTAGTGTCGGTCAATGTAGTAATTAATATTTGTATTTGTTAGAATCAGTAATGTTGCATATGAAAATAAGCCATTTTGATGCGCATTTCAATTAAATTTTGTTGTTTCTACTTTTTCTAATGGAATTATTGTGTTGACTTGTGCCATGGGTAATTATCTTATCAATAAGTTAGCATTAAAAATGAATAGTGTTGGTCTTAAGTAAGTTATTTCACATTTTTCAGGTATTGGGTCCACGGAATGGATACTTGCCTCTGCTTGTACCACTTATAAAACTTCATTTTCAAAGTTATTTGCCTCCTGGGATAGATACTGTGCGGTTTGACTACAAAGGGTTACCTTTGAAATGGTATGAGTTGTTTGGAAGGCCTCATGTTGACTTTGTTTGGTTTTCTTGTTTTAGCATATCCTTTTTAGTTGTATCTTAACTGTTCATCTTTTTCAGTCCCACTAATCAATTGTGATCATCCAAggacattaatataatttcttCCTTACCTTTTTCATTTGCACTCttgaataaattctattttaattttacaaTAGGTATCATTCTTTTCTGTTTGGTTGCAACCTTATTCTGATCATCAACCCGTAGTTCTGATTTACCAGGGAATGGGTATGGGTTGAGGAAAGACAGATTTGTTGGAACCCTATGTATgctttggaatggaaaactccattcataaaatcaaaatataaacaaataaaaaaatgaaaaggaaaataaccataatattaattttatgtggATAGTCAAcattaaaataaacaaaaattaacaaTACTCTTCATAATTCAAAATatcaaaggttttcaaatgaattTTGTATATGTCATGTTGCTTATAGAGCACTTTAAGGAACCAAGTGGTTTGGGCATattgaaaatattatcattatgaaaagaaaaaatttgaatCCCACTCAAAGACATTCTTTGTTAAGGTCTTGGAAAACTGGACCCCAAGTAACCATTTGGTTTTGGATAACCATGCCAGTGGCCAGCAAATTGAAATCGTTAGCACAGGCTCGCAATCAGCACCAAAGGGAATCAATTAGACAGTAGCCAGAAAGAAATAAATGGTACACAAAACAAGATTAAAAGTTACCTTAAGTCGGGAAAGCTTAAACGCCAACTGCATATCGCAATAAGCCTTTAGACACCCTTTTCATGTCCAAAACAAAAAGCACACAACAAAGTGACCGAAAACTTAACACAATACAAATACACCCAACAATGGCAAACGAAACTCCACATAACACCGCAATCAGTGAAATAGGAACCTCTAAATGTCGTCTTctcttctaaaaaacataacagAGCCAGACAAATAGCAACGATGTTTTGAATACCCTCCACTCTGCAGGCCAATCAAAGACATTCTTCACTGCAAGTGAATGAAGAAACACGCAGATGCTCTTCATAGGGAGTGAACGAAAGCATTGGAAAACATGTCGTAGTTTTTTTTTCATTGCAATTGGATGAAATTGCCGAGGCCAAGCGAATTAATTGTGCCAGCCAAAACCATGAATGCCCAAAGAAAATGATTTAATTTCGTTGCTAGCGAAAATTAAATCCACCTACCAATAACATGCCACGCCAAACATTTCCAATAATACTACAAAAAACACGGCAAAGCACATCGGCCGAAAAACAGGGAATCCAATGATCTGACAATTTTCCGAGCATAAATGCCCCCATATTTATGCAAGAACATAaatatggatgtatatatatacatacacatatacacatacatagatatgtatgtatgcaaATGGATATATAGATGCACAAGCATGTATGTATATATCGATATATACATAAGTATATATAAACATAAatagatatatctatatatatgtatatataaatacatgcacgcacacacacacacacacacacacacatatatataactaTCTACAAAGCCATTCCACAATTTCGGTAAAAGTATCATGTAAGAAGGTCCATTTGTTTTTAAACGGACCTAGCTTGGcgaaaaaacatgcaataaacagaAAATTTTCAACGAAGGTACAATTCTAAATAGCCATGCAGGTCTAGACAAATTCTGGTTTGACTGGACTTCTTGATTTGGGCTGCAAATGCACAATTCCAAAAAGATTCGAGTATATGTTTTTTGGCGTCGATTGAGATCCTAATTGGAGTTCTTGTATTAACAAATTTTACTGTTTGGTTTTTATTATGCTTATGACCATACAACTGGATACATAAATTAGAAAAACACATTGGTTTTTAGGCTTACAATGAATGACaatgcaatttttaattttttattatatctcATGTTCAACAAATAGCATGCCCATAGTAAAATTTCGCTAGATATCTAAACATGCAGTTTTAGTaccaaaatgagaaaaataaacgATATATCAAGGATTTTGATCTATTTCATCTACAAATTTAATATAGACTATGTTTAAGTTTAGTTCAATTAAAATGAATGAGAATTTCAATTTTAGTATATGCAAAATAAACGATATAGAAAGGATTTTGatctatttcaactacaaattcaAAATAGGCTATCTTTAAGTTTAGTTCAATCGAAATGAACTAGAGTTTCAATTTTATTATATCCAAAACATAAGACATACAGTTTCACGATTTGTAGCCAAAATTCTGTTGAGGACCCCAAAAAGTTTGGTCTTTTACAATATAGATTTCAAGAAGTTGTTTTATATCCAATAttgatattatttaatattttagcaACACATACTTTACCTTCTTTGCTTAGATATGTGTATCCATTAGGGAgtcccttttttttatatatatctatTTGCTTTCGATTTCACACTATTACCACATATGGGTACGTATGTTTTTTTATAGTTTCTATATCCAGCTGTATGGTCAGAAGCATAATAAAAACCAAATAGTAAAAATGCCAGATATGGGTacgtatttttttttataatttctatATCCAGCTGTATGGTCACAACCATAATAAATATGAAATAGTAAAACATTCCTTTGCGATAACCATGCCACTGGCCAGGAAATCGAAATGGTTATCACAGGTTCGCAATCAGAACCAAAGGCAAATAATATTGTCACAGTATAGAAATCTAAAGAACTAAAGGCAAATAATAGTTCTATTGTTTTGTGCCTAATAAATCAATGAATCTTTCCTTAATTATTAGTTTTTCTTTGATTGGTTAAACTATTATTTTAGGTTGAGGTGTCGTAAAAAGCGAACAAAGATACCAATGCAGTGGcttcttcttcatttttccttATGTGCCTAGTTTTTTAGCTTTCTGGGTAGGCGATAAACCTAGTATTAGCCACAAATCGACAGAACTAAAACCCAAATAATTTGAAGGCCGGGAAAACGAATATCCTCCCGAacaccaacaattttttttaatccaCCAAAACAGAAGGCAAAACCCTCGAAATGGCTGCAATTATCACGAAAATTTCAGAATCACATTTCAAAATATAGCAAAGAATACTCTCCAAATATCTATTAAACAGAGAATAAACAAAATGAAAGTAGCCATCTCTTCTTGGGCGGCCTCCCTTAAAACCCTTTCTTTGCCAATGCTCAAAATTTTAAACCACAATTCTAGGGATTTTAGATGGTTGTGCGCTACATACCTAGAAACAATGGTTCCAGGCATACCCTTTTAAACACTTTCTTGTTTTCTGCAAAGATTGCAAACATAAAACCTATGCAAACACCAAAACGAGCATTAGACAGTAGTCAGAAAGAAATAAATGGTGCACCCAAAAAAGATTAAAAGTTACCTTAAGTCAAGAAAGCTTAAACACCAACTGAAGCTTGCAGGAAACCTTAGGACGCCCTCTTCTTCTCCAAAACAAAAAACACACAGCAAAGTCACCGAAAACTAAACACAATACTAATATACCCAACAATGCCAAACCAAACTCCACATAACAGCGCAATCGATGAAACAAATACCCTCCACTCTACAAGCCAAACGAAGATATCGTTGGTTGCAAGTGAACGAAGAAATACATAGATGCTCTTCAGTGGAAGCCAACGAAAGCATCGAAAATCATTGTGACGATATTATTCATTTTCATTGCAAATGGATGAAACTACGGAGGCCAAGCGAATTAATTGTGGCGTCCAAAACCATTAATGCGCAACCCAAACGATTTAATTTCGTTGCTAGCGAAAATTAATTCCACTTACTGATAACAAGTAACGCCAAATAATTATGTCTTTTATCAAATTGGTCAAACAAAACATGTGCACTCAATTATCCCCAAGAAAATAACGGAGACAACTTACCGACCGTTTCAAAGGCTAAACGTTGAAAAAATATTTTCGATGACTCTAAAAAAAACACGGCAAAATGCATCGATCGGAAACAGGAAATCCGACGCACTGACAATTTTTCGGGCATAAATGCCCCCACTggaaagcctatcggcttaattaGAACTTCTTCTTTTTTACTATTGCATTAACATAATATGAGTATTTGTGAATATTAATgaccaaaaaaattagaaaaccagGGTATCATCTTAACATTTATTTTAACTAGCATCTTGATATTCAAAAAATTTGTAGAAGCTTTCTATTCATTTATTGCTATATTTTTTTCTTGTCTTGGTCATATTAACGTACATTTGAAATGTAATTGCCCTTCAAGCTCTCCATGTTTAATAAATGAGTACATGTTGAGCAAAATGGAAAATCTAATTAATCACAGAAAATCAATTGAAATGTTGTCTCTAGATGTTCAATACCTATTGCAAATTAAAAATTAGTCTCCATTATATTACTTAGTAATTGAAATACAATTGCCCTTAACGCTCTCAAATGTTTCATAAATGAGTACATGCTAAGAAAAATAAAAAGTCTAATTAATCATAGAAAATCAATTAAAGATTACTCTCCATTATATTGTTTTGGAAGCGATCATCCAATCAAAGGTGTACACAAGCCAATAACTTACAATCAAATAATATAAATCTCTTTAACcacaaaagaaaaagaggaacccctcaaacatttacatttatagacAATCTTTTAAAAACTTGTTCAATCATACTTAAAGAATAAGACgaagaattttgaatgaattgaaattgcaTGCATGGaagtttatttcatatttttatttatgataaaaaaaacatatattaaattgaaaaataaattttcaagTTAAAAAATTTTTACATTTCAGATTTAAGATATCTCAATActatttttattatataataatCTTAAcacataaataattttaaaaacccACCAAAATTCAATACTTTAGAAAATATAATATTTACCCTCCAACCAATAAAATACAAATCattcaattaaaaaaaacaaaaaaaaaacattaaaactaAATTTAATAAAGAGAATTAAGAATAAGACTATTTATTAGAATTATTAATAAGTCTTAAAAAtttataataggtaatatatattgatatatattattttataatgtttattatatatatataaatttatttataatatttttaaatagtaggattaagatataattgtttctaagtttatattatttttatatgaatttttagtatgttttttcttatataaatttagaaactttgttaatttattttttaatattttttataagattgtctGAAATATCAATAAAGAAActtctaacaattgaaatgataggatataatcatttctaattttttaaaatattgtaataaaaaaatctaaaataatttctatttttataataaacaaaatttttgaatGTAAATTTAGAAACTTACAAATAAATTAAAGATTTTTTAATGCATTACTAATTTAGAAACCCACAGCAAAAGGCAAGGCCACCTAAGGAACAATGGAGTCGCAGGGAGCAGCGCACAGATTAGGGCAAGTCGAACCAACGCAAGCAAGGACACCATCAAAAACCTCATTACCAGAATGAGAAGCAGAAAAAGCCACCACTCCACCCTGAAGGGCATCCAAAGATAGGGGAGGGCACAATTTGTCCTCAAAAACACCGTCGGCAGGCACAAAGATGCAAGGGCAGAGCGAAGGACCAAAGGCCAAAATATTGACAGGAGGGCACACAACATCGACCGACAAGGCTGAAGGCACAGGCAAGAGCAATGGAAGGTCGCAGGAAGCAGGGGAGCGCCAACCGTTGGAAGGAAGCGGATGCAGAGCGGGAGCGTCCATCTCAATGTATAGATTCTAAGTGTTATGCATGAGGTTGAAGTTCAAATATTCATAGGTAGTATTTTAGAAAATTGTTCAGTCATACTTAAAGAAGAAGACGTGGCAGCAATTGAATGGATTGAAATTATATGCATCAAAATTTATTGCATATTCATATTTATAATAAGAAAACatatattcaattaaaaaataaataaaaaaataaaaaaattacatttcaaaCTTATGATATTTCAATATTCTATTATAATAAAATGATATTGactttataaataattttaaaaaactcACCAAAGTTTAAtgctcataaatatatatatatatatatatatatatttaccctTCAACGAATAAAATACAAAccattcaattaaaaaataaaaacactaGAACTCtaaatttgataaaatttcaaTTAAAAATAAGACCATGTATGTTTCTTGTCTTCGGAGATATCTCCTATAATCTTCGCAAAAATAAGACTAGTTATACATATAAAAACTTGTATCTCTCTCGAGAGCTGCTTTTATATTCACCTTAAACATAATTCCCGAAAAAGACAAAACAAATAAGCTTCGAAAACAAGTGAGGCTACAATGATGGCAGATTCCTAGCTATAAATTTCGAATTGACCTCTCACACTATGTTTAGTTACTAGTCTCTCTCatcccaaaatttttaaaaaataatttacgaATCGGCATACCTTACAAATAACTGGTAAAAGTGGGCAACCGATCAATCTGAagctaaaatttttaaaaaataatttacgaATCGGCATACCTTACAAATAACTGGTAAAAGTGGGCAACCGATCAATCTGAAGCTCTTTCAACTCTTTTTCAAATTCAGAAGCTTCTGCCTCCTCATTGTCATCCAACCATTCTTCAGCATTATTCAATGTCGACAGGATGTCCTCTGCATCAGATGCCTTAATATTTTGTTTGGTCTTAGCCTCCGTTACCCTACTTTTCATGTTGTAAATATAGCATTCCAGACTCTTTCTGGCCAGATTCTTCTTTTCAACTTTTTTATCATCCTCGTTAAATTTCTCTGCATCAGCTATCATTTTATCGATCTCCTCTTTGCTAAGCCTTCCACCGGCATTGGTTATTGTGATCTCTTTATTTGCTCCGCTACCTTTGTCCTCTGCAGAGGCTGTGAGAATGCCATCCTCACTTATTTTGAAGCGAATCTTAATATTTGGCACCCCACATCTGGCCTGTGGAATTCCACTCAATTCAAATTCACCTAACAAATTATTTTGTGCGACCAATGGCCTCTCTCCTTCATAGATGGAAATTATCATCTCAGTTTGATTGTCACTGAGTGTAGTGAAATAGTCATCCCTCTCAGTGGGAATTGGAGTATTTCGCGGAACAATTACGGACATGACATCACCCTTAATTTCAGTTCCAAGGCTCAAAGGTGTCACATCCGTGAGCCTTAGGGTTACATCTTCATTGTTCAATGCCGCCGCCTGCACAGCCGCACCATAAGCAACGGCCTCGTCAGGGTTTACTTTATTGCATAGCTTTTTCTGTCCAAAATTTTGTCTGAGTAATTCCTGCAACTTTGGTATACGCGACGAACCTCCCACTAATACAATATCCTCGATTTGGTCGTTGGTCATTTGGGCATCCTGTAGGCATTCTCTCACTATTTCTATGCACTTCTGAAATAAGTCGGCGATCAGCTCCTCAAACTTGGCTATCCTAAACTTTATAAAAAAATCATGTCCCTCATAAAGACAGTCAATGTCGATGACAGTCTCGATCTCGGAGGACAAACTCCTCTTTGCTCTCTCGCATTCTGAACGAAGCCTTCGGAGAGCTTTGGCACTCCTACTCATATCCAACTTGTATTTTGTGTTAAACTTTTGAACACAGAAATTAAGCATTCTGTTGTCAAAATCTTGACCTCCTAGATGCATATCCCCTCTAACAGCCTTGACGGCAATCAAACCCTTTTGAACAGATAAAACTGAGACATCAAATGTACCTCCACCCAAATCGAAGACGAGAACGCTTCTTTCTCCTGTAAATACATCATGGAAGCCGTAAGTTATAGCTGCAGCCGTTGGTTCATTAATTATTCGCATGACATTGAGGCCTGCAATCACACCAGCATCCTTTGTGGCCCTCTTCTGGGCATCACTAAAATAAGCAGGCACAGTAATAACT is part of the Cryptomeria japonica chromosome 10, Sugi_1.0, whole genome shotgun sequence genome and harbors:
- the LOC131858676 gene encoding heat shock cognate 70 kDa protein-like translates to MEAGLQVMMEGTGKEKGQERAIGIDLGTSYCCVGVWQPQHNMAEIIVNEQGNRTTPSMVAFTASQRLIGDAAKNQIATNPLNTVFDAKRLIGRRFSDPCVQQDIILWPFVIEEVNDKPLIQVTYKGETKLFAPEEISSMLLMKMKTISESYLKCEVKNAVITVPAYFSDAQKRATKDAGVIAGLNVMRIINEPTAAAITYGFHDVFTGERSVLVFDLGGGTFDVSVLSVQKGLIAVKAVRGDMHLGGQDFDNRMLNFCVQKFNTKYKLDMSRSAKALRRLRSECERAKRSLSSEIETVIDIDCLYEGHDFFIKFRIAKFEELIADLFQKCIEIVRECLQDAQMTNDQIEDIVLVGGSSRIPKLQELLRQNFGQKKLCNKVNPDEAVAYGAAVQAAALNNEDVTLRLTDVTPLSLGTEIKGDVMSVIVPRNTPIPTERDDYFTTLSDNQTEMIISIYEGERPLVAQNNLLGEFELSGIPQARCGVPNIKIRFKISEDGILTASAEDKGSGANKEITITNAGGRLSKEEIDKMIADAEKFNEDDKKVEKKNLARKSLECYIYNMKSRVTEAKTKQNIKASDAEDILSTLNNAEEWLDDNEEAEASEFEKELKELQIDRLPTFTSYL
- the LOC131031504 gene encoding replication protein A 70 kDa DNA-binding subunit A-like, with translation MNCDLVGKPRYLFKEQEEQMLGRETPPSTKHSLKFSVDLPSPQNAPSENISPIKSLNPFQNNWTIKGRVTNKRKMHQYNTAKHNGQVFSFDIIDEEGCEIRITSFDEIAELHYHRVEQGAAYVVSKGSVKDANIVYNKLNNHLEIVLTETSVLKRCAPDFAEPSKKTHFTPINEVLTTTNNTLVDVIGAVVNVREISIIRRKDGSIVNKRIVKLNDMSTLTIDVNLWGPPSEQLGNDLKNMHASGTFVILAVQNARFGYFNGKVINISASTTFKINPSIPEVDPLHLRGPVQQFLDSHSLDVHAKNNQYKRMSIASILERLSVVPETIETTITAVLRFIKGEQFYYTTCPLQFNGLCWERRPWKGTKVRFAWGRGAHDGRGRAAAKGRGAEWRPLRYPAGSGRRPLTVAAIAHCGLPQWRSLPLGVAAVAGFALPTADDPQRATSSHYGARKG